In Haliscomenobacter hydrossis DSM 1100, the DNA window TCCCAATTTTCCTTTTGCACACCCGCCTTACACTTGTCGGGCATTGGCATATTTGAGTGTAGCGCAGTTTGACGGATTGATTTCGGCCTGGCATTACAAGTACAGCTACAATCGCAAAGCGCCTTATGAGGTAGATAATTCCATTGTGCCTGCTTACACCAAAACCGGGTTACCTGCTTATCCTGCCGATGGAGCGGTGGTGGCTACTGCTTCGAGAGACATTCTGACCGCCATGTTCCCCTTGGAAAAAGAATTTCTGGCGGCAAAGGCTGCCGAACATTTGTCCAGTTTGACCTGGGCGGGCGTAAATGTCAAGAGCGATGTTGATGCCGGTGCGACTATCGGAGTTGAGGTCGCCAAAATCGCGCTGCAAAGAGCGGGAAATGATGGCATGAAAAAAGCTCAGACCCCAAAACCGGTATCTGACTCCATTAAAGCCGCTGCTTTTAAACGTTTTGGCTGGCAATGGGACAATATGGAATCGCCAGTTCGCCCCGTAGGATTGGCGCCGCTGTTTGGCAAAGTTAAAATGTGGAACGTTCCCACGGTAGAAGAAGTACGGCCACCTGCACCCCCCGTGCCAGGATCGGCGGAATTTCAGGTAGCAGCCAGAGAATTGCAAGATTATGCCAAAAAACTCACGACCGAGCAACGCAAAATTGCCAATTGGTGGTCGGATGGTTTGGGGACTTATACCCCACCCGGGCATTGGAACCGCTTTGCTAAAGATTTTATGATCGAATATAAATTCAATCCATTGCGCTCGGCGCGGGCTTTTGCCTACATGAATATGGCCATTATGGATGCGGGCATCAGTTGTTGGGATGCCAAATACTATTACCATTATCCAAGGCCCATTCAGGCAATTCCTGGATTTAAAACCATTTTAGGCACACCAAACTTTCCTGCTTACACCTCCGGGCACAGCACATTTTCTGCTGCTGCCGCGGAGGTTTTGTCTTATGTTTTTCCTAGCGAGGCTCAGCAATGTCAAGTCTGGGCCCGTGAGGCCGCTGAATCCAGAATTTATGGCGGTATTCATTACCGCTTTGATGCGGAAGTAGGGTTAACTCAGGGGAAAAACGTGGCGGTTTACACCGTCAATAAAGCAAAACAGGACGGTGCAGAATAAACCAGCCTCCAAAACACTTTAAGAATAGGGTAAGCATTATCTATTGGCCACTTTTCCAGCTCATTTGGGAAAGTGGCCATTTTTTTTGAAAAAAATGAAAACAGTTGGAACGACTCAATCGACTGCTTACACATAAGGGAGTACAAGAACAATATTCAAAACATCTTTTAACCTTTAACACATATCCCTATGAAAAAGCTAAGCATCAATACATTGTTGACCCTTGTTGCATTGCTTCCCATGATTTCAGCTTTTGCGCAGAATCCTTCCTTGAACCCCGCAGTACGGAACCCTGGAGTACTTACAGCAGCTGCGCCCAACCTGGTCATCACCAATATCGTAACCGATAAATTGGTTTATGCACCAGGTGAAACAGTAAACTGTAAGGTTACCATCAAAAACATTGGCTCGGCCAAAGCCGTCGGGACCAATGACGACCCCGCCAAAGGCTATATGGTTGACGTCGTGTTGTCCACCGATGCCATTGCCCCCATTGTTTATGCAGTCGTTCCGAATCCTTATGAGTATCAGGAGGACATGCTGGTGATTGGCGGCCGTCACAGCAACACGGTTACCTTGGCTCCCGGCGCTGAAGACACCTATCTTGAAAGTTTCCCCCTACCCAAAGTAATGGCCAAACCTTGTCAATTGGGTTATGTAGCAGTAGGTGCCGTGGCAGACCCCGGCAAAAAAGTAGCAGAAACCAACGAAAACGACAACACGCGCTTTACCCGCTTCAAACTCAATTGCAGTGGCCCAACTACGGCTCCGCGCCCAGATTTGGTCATCACTTATATGGCCTTGGCTAACCCGGTAGGTGGCCCTGGATTGGCATTCTCTGACCTGAAAGTTGAAGTGAAAAACGTTGGTGGTGCTCCAGCCGTAGGTACGGACACCGACCCTGCCAATGGCTACATGGTGGACATCATCACTTCTTCCAACACCGCTGCCCCCATGGCCTATGCTCCCCTGGCTGCTGCTGGTCAATTTCCGGAAGACAAACTGGTGATCGGTGGACGCATCTCCAATACCAAAACCCTGGCTCCAGGTGCTTCACACATCTACTACCTGAGTGACCTGAAACTACCCATGGTGGATTTGCACAACTACTGCGGACGGGCCTTTTATCTGGGCGGCATTGTTGACCCTGGTTTAAAAATCGCTGAGATCCTTGAAACCAACAACCAACGTTTCATTGAGTTCAAGGTAGATTGTAAGATGTATAAGTAAAGCTAAAAGCTAAAAGCGAATAGCGAATAGTAACAAAGGTACTATTCGCTATTCGCTTTTAGCTATTCGCTTTTAGCTATTCGCTTTTAGCTATTCGCTTTTAGCTATTCGCTTTTAGCTATTCGCTTTTAGCTATTCGCTTTTAGCTATTCGCTTTTAGCTATTCGCTTCTATGGGTTTTCTTTCACCAGAGAATTGATCCACGCCGCCATTTTCAGCGCATCTGCTTTCGGTACTTGAGGCATCGCTGCCATTTCCGTAGCATACTCGGGCCAGTTTTTGGGCTCAGGCTTGTGAATCAAAGCAACAATACGTTCGTTGCTGTACTTGCGTTTGGCAATATCGGTAAAAGAAGGCCCAACCTGCCGGGTCGTGGTATTGTGGCAACCCAAACAAGTCCATTTGGCCAGGAGGGGTTGCACTTTGTCGTAAGTGGGCGCGGCGGTTTTGGCGGCACTTACTTCTTTACCTTTGGTAGCGGCAGGAACTTTTACTTTTACCGCGTCGGCGGTTTTAGTCGGCGTTGCAGTGGCTCGCTTGGTGCTCACTTCGCTTAGCGCAAGTTTGGTACCATCGGGAATGTTGTTGAGGGTATAATACGCCGTAGGGTGCAAAACGGGCAGCCCATCGCGAGACTTTACCCCCTCCACTTTGATTTCGTGCAGGTAGTATTGTTTGATGTTGTCGATGAGCAACCGTACTTTCAGACCATCGTCCGACACCTTCGCGCCTTTGATGTTCAGCGGAGCATCATTAATGGGAGGACTGCCGTACACCGGGTGAAATTTGTAAATGAAGTTTTTGCCACTGTACGAAGCCAGGTTTTCGGCGCTGGCTTTGTCAACCGGATGGGTAAATTCAATCTCAAATCCGTCGGGCATGGCGCGTACGGTTTTCATTTCCATCGGCACTTTGCCCGTCCAGAACAAACGCTGCAAACCGGAGGTAGTATTACCTGCCGAACCCCAGCCACGGTTGGTTTCCCCCACGTACAAAGAGCCATCGTGCCCCCAGGTCATGCGCAAAACGCCCGACTGGAAACCACTGCGAAAATCAAAAGCCACGCCCTGAAATTCACCTTTCACCTTTTCCATCACTACCCGCATGATGCGGCTTTGACCCTGGTCACCCACAAATACCTGTCCGGCAAAAGGCCCAAAAGCGCCATTGGTTTGATCGGGTACAATTTCGGAATTGGAAATGCCGAGGATGCCGTGGGGCAACCAAACTGCTGGAAGAGTAACTTCGGGTAATTTACTTTTTACGGCAAAAAGGGTATTCGGATTGGCTTCGTTTTCCTTGTTTTCTGGCTTCAGGTATCCTCCTGTTCCATTTTTATCCTTGCGTGGATCGACCACCGCGTTGAACTGCTCATCCGTCAGTTTCACCGGAGAATTGGGAATTTTATCCGTCCACACCAAACCCGCCGGGTGCCCGGTAAAGGCGCCTTTTTTGAGGTGAAAAATAGCGCCTGAACCCATGTAGTCACCTTGGTTGTCGTCGTAAAACAACTCACCGTCAATCATGCCCAAGCCACAAGGTGAGCGCATGCCCGTTGCCCAAGGCTCCATTTTGCCATCGGGGGTAATGCGCATGGTCCATCCACGGCCAAATACGCGGCTTTCACCCCGCCACCATTCCTGGTCGCCAAAAGCTACATTGCCGGTCACAAACATGCTGCCGTCGGGTGCAAATTTGGGGCCGTAGGAATATTCGTGGTAGTGACCAGAAACTGGCCAGGCATAAACGGTTTCGTACACATCGGCTACGTCGTCGCCGTTGGTATCTTTCAGTTTGGTCAATTCACCCCGTTGAGCGGCGAAAAGTGCATTGTCTTTGTAGGCCAAGCCCAATGGTTCGTGCAGCCCCGAAGCAAACAACTTGAACCGGGGTGGCGCATCGTTGGCCATATCCGGATTTTCCACGAGGTATACGTCGCCGCGGCGGGTACATATAGCAATGCGACCGTCCTGTAGCGTGGTCATGCCGCCTACTTCCAACAACATCCCTTCGGGCGTGGGCAAGGTGACGATTTTGTAATAATCGTCTTCAGTAGGGGTCTTGGCCGGTGGATTGGGTGCCGCCCAGCTGAAACTGGCCAACATTTGTATGATGCATAGACCGGAGAGAATGAGTCCGGTTTGAATAAAATATTTCATGTTTCTTAATGTTTTGTGCTGGGATAACCCCAGCGCTGAGACTTGAATCAGCTTACCAAATGATCGAATACTTCACGATGCCAGCGGATACCGGTAGTACCAGTTCTTTTTTGCCATTGAAATCGCGGATGCTGGCTTTGGCATCAGCCGCCAGGGCAATGTAGTACTTGCGCTCGTCGATGGCAAAGGAGCCGTCGGGCATGGCGATGATGTCTTTGCCTTCACCCAATTTCAGGTGTGTCCCGGCGGGGATCGTGCCATTCAGGGCAATCTCGCGCACCAGACTGTTTTGATCCAGGCTGGGATAGCAGCGCTCTTCCACCTCGATGCCTTTGTAGGAATAACGGAAGATAGGACGACCGGTAGCTTCTTCGATCGCATAGCCTTTGGTTTTGAAATCTTCTTCCTTGTAGTCTGCCGGAAATCCATCGCTGGCACTGTTGATGATGCCCAGGGTTTGGCCCATGTAAGTAAATTGAGTCACGCCCATCGGACGGAAACTGCCATCACCACGGTCATCCCACATGGGGGTCGCATCTACAAAATCGCCGCGCCAGGCACAGGCCACGTTGCCCGCCTTCAGGTCGTAGATGTAATGCAAACCTCCGGGATCACCTACACCAATGGTGTGGGTCAGGCGGCGACTGCGGTCTCTGTTAAAATCGAGGAAGGCCCGCAACAACCGTGTTTTGCTACCTACGGGTACATAGATGGAAGAAGAAGGATTGGGATTGGGTGGATAAGACCCAAATGCCGTCAAGGTGGAGCGCTGGATGGCCGAACCTTCAATGATCCAGGCCAGTCGTGGCGGCATGTACCCGGCGTCTTTGTAGTAATAGATGGTAAAAGGATGCGCTCCGGCTTTGAGTTGGAGGTTGCTTTGTTTGGAATCCCACCAACTATCCGGGCGTTCATTGTTCATCAATTCCTGGTTGTCGATCAGCAATTTTACGCCTCCAGTGGAGTTGAGGGTCATGAGGTACTCCCCATCCTCGGGAACGTTCAACATGCCATCGAAACGCGCGCCTGAAACGTCTTCCAGTTCAAGGACTTCAGTCGTTACCGCCGCAATTTTACCACTTGCTTTAGGCGTTTTGCCATCCAGCTCTTTGGCCTCTTTGAATTTTCCTTCAAAGTATTTGTAGCTGATCTCACTGGTCGTGGCCGTTTTAGCCCCCAGGGAACGGTACTTGATGTTGCGGAAAGCCACGGCTCCGTGGTCTCCCTGAATGAAAATAGGGCCAAGCGGCACTTCTTTTTGATCGAGCGGGCCACCGGTTGGCAAGGGAATTTCCAGGTTTTGGTGTACCGTAACGCCGTTGATGATCACGTAGTGGAGCCGGGCATTTTCGGTTTTTTTGCCCTGCGCATCAAAACGGGGTGCCTGGAAGGAAATGCGCATGTGTTGCCAAAGACCAGGTGCTTTGGCGGCATTGGCAATGGGTGCCTTGCCCATGTAAATTTTCCCGGGAGCGCTTTCCCAATTGCGGTAAATACCGCCCAAATCGCCATATTTGGGGGATTTTACGCCCCAACTATCGAACAATTGTACTTCGTAACGGCCTTGCAGGTAGATGCCAGAGTTGGATCCTTTGGGCATCATGAATTCGAGTTCGAGTTCCAAATCACCGTGTTCCCAGGCGGTCAATACTTTGTACCCTTCGATGGTAGCCTGGTCTTTGTCTTTCCCGGCTTTTTCCAGAATGTCGTGGTCTTTGTCGCCTACATTGTTGAGCAGAATCCCTTTACCCGCAGTCGTTTTCATGCCGCCAGTGCGGTCCATGACCACATCACCAACAATTTGCCAATTGCTGCCTGTAGTTTTGAAATTGCTCATGTCCTCAAGTGGGAGGGGTTTGAGTGGGAATTTTTGTGCCCAGCCCGTCACAACACTCAGGATGGCAATAGAAAGTAGTAGTGGTTTTAATGACTTCATTGAAAAGAAGTTGAAAAGTTTATGTTTGAAGAGTTGAAAGTCCGGACACCTCGAATTCGTTTGGCGACCGGGTTTTCAAGTTTAATGTCCGACAGGCGTAACGCCTTTAGTATCGACTTCGGCCTGACTGTCTTTAATAAACAGCCACAAGATGGCAGAAATTGCCAAACTTATGGCACAAATGATGAAAATTAAACCCTTGTCCTGTGCCGCACTCACTGCTTCTCCAACGCCAAGGCTGGCCACCAATTGTGGCAATACCACCGATAAATTGAACAAACCCATGAACATGCCCATCCGCGATTGATCAATGGTTTGAGACATGATGGCAAATGGCAAACTTACGGTAGCTGCCCAGCCAATGCCAACCACACACATCAGCAGGTAGATAAGATTGACGGAGTGTCCGAACAACCAAATGCCTGTGTACCCGATGGCCATGATGCCTAAGCATAACAAGTGTGTTTTGACCCGACCAATTTTGAGGGCGAGTGGTTGCAGCACAGTTGCTGGTAAAATGGCAGCTATCGCGTTGAACAACAAAAACGAAATGGAAACCACCTGCCCCATCTGGTTGTCGCTCAAACCTTCAATTTTTTGCTGCACGTACGCAAACATGTACACAAACATGGTTTGAATGCCCAGCCAGGTAAAGGAATGTGCGGCAAGAATTTTTTGGAAGGGGATCAAGGGGGCAAATCGGACTCCAAAGGCCGATCTTTTCATGATAAAAATGAGCAGAATACTGGCAACCGTCAAACCCATGCAGAGACCTGCCCAAAAACTGTTCATCGTCCAGCCCATCAATCTACAGACCATGCCGGAAATGGCATAGGTCAGGTATCCCCAGAGTGGACTAATGGCCATCAGGATTTGTACTAAAGAAGTTTTTTGTTGGGGCGTATCTGCATCGGTATTTTCACTTTGTAAAATTTGGGGCTCTTCGATAAAAAATGGCGGAATCACCGAGATAAGCAAAACCAGAACCGCCCCAAAATAAATCAAGGCATAATTGCCCCAAATCGCTCCAATGGCATAAGCGGCAACGCCGAAAGTTCCAGAAATGGTTTGCATCCAAGTGTAGCCTTTGGTGCGTTCATCCCCGGGAGGGGTCACGTCGGCAATGATGGAGCGGGTAGGGTTGAAGCTAATGTTGATGGCCAAATCCAGGGTTAAGGCGATGGTGATGGCGACCCCCAATATTGCGTCCCTGCCCAAAGCCGAGGATATCACCCCGATATTGGGTAAGGCCAAAAGCATCAACGCGGCCAGCGTCCCACCAACGAGGATAAAAGGCCGCCGTCGACCGCCCCAAAACCAGACGTTATCGCTGATGAGGCCAATGATCACCTGCCCAAAAATACCGGCAATGGGCCCCGCTGCCCAGACCAGCCCAATTTCGTGGATGGCCAGCCCGTACTTGGTGCTCAAAATCCAGCTGAGTGCCGAGATTTGAACAGATAACGCAAAACCCATCGCAGTGGAGGGCAAGCTGAGCAGCGCATAGAAGGAAGGCGCCAACCTTTTTTGAATGTTCAACATTCCAAATTATTTTTTGCGAAGTGTAGCTCAAAAATTGGAATGTTTTGCGGAAAAGAGAAGGGAATGGGGAAAAAATTTTGGGTTCGGGGGGGTGAGGGTTCGGGAGTTCGAAGGTTCGAAGGTTCGGG includes these proteins:
- a CDS encoding phosphatase PAP2 family protein translates to MKTNIITRFIICIGLLCVLSCEKELLTQADYSDYTFSSLDEKGGNWKTVLLSTANQIAIPVPKDVSSDDYKAELAALKTMMASLSDAQREAVDYWTNNPVLRWNEIALDMAAKYNLIPQPNPDGTYTLPDAANPGKYPNFPFAHPPYTCRALAYLSVAQFDGLISAWHYKYSYNRKAPYEVDNSIVPAYTKTGLPAYPADGAVVATASRDILTAMFPLEKEFLAAKAAEHLSSLTWAGVNVKSDVDAGATIGVEVAKIALQRAGNDGMKKAQTPKPVSDSIKAAAFKRFGWQWDNMESPVRPVGLAPLFGKVKMWNVPTVEEVRPPAPPVPGSAEFQVAARELQDYAKKLTTEQRKIANWWSDGLGTYTPPGHWNRFAKDFMIEYKFNPLRSARAFAYMNMAIMDAGISCWDAKYYYHYPRPIQAIPGFKTILGTPNFPAYTSGHSTFSAAAAEVLSYVFPSEAQQCQVWAREAAESRIYGGIHYRFDAEVGLTQGKNVAVYTVNKAKQDGAE
- a CDS encoding CARDB domain-containing protein; translated protein: MKKLSINTLLTLVALLPMISAFAQNPSLNPAVRNPGVLTAAAPNLVITNIVTDKLVYAPGETVNCKVTIKNIGSAKAVGTNDDPAKGYMVDVVLSTDAIAPIVYAVVPNPYEYQEDMLVIGGRHSNTVTLAPGAEDTYLESFPLPKVMAKPCQLGYVAVGAVADPGKKVAETNENDNTRFTRFKLNCSGPTTAPRPDLVITYMALANPVGGPGLAFSDLKVEVKNVGGAPAVGTDTDPANGYMVDIITSSNTAAPMAYAPLAAAGQFPEDKLVIGGRISNTKTLAPGASHIYYLSDLKLPMVDLHNYCGRAFYLGGIVDPGLKIAEILETNNQRFIEFKVDCKMYK
- a CDS encoding DUF7133 domain-containing protein, yielding MKYFIQTGLILSGLCIIQMLASFSWAAPNPPAKTPTEDDYYKIVTLPTPEGMLLEVGGMTTLQDGRIAICTRRGDVYLVENPDMANDAPPRFKLFASGLHEPLGLAYKDNALFAAQRGELTKLKDTNGDDVADVYETVYAWPVSGHYHEYSYGPKFAPDGSMFVTGNVAFGDQEWWRGESRVFGRGWTMRITPDGKMEPWATGMRSPCGLGMIDGELFYDDNQGDYMGSGAIFHLKKGAFTGHPAGLVWTDKIPNSPVKLTDEQFNAVVDPRKDKNGTGGYLKPENKENEANPNTLFAVKSKLPEVTLPAVWLPHGILGISNSEIVPDQTNGAFGPFAGQVFVGDQGQSRIMRVVMEKVKGEFQGVAFDFRSGFQSGVLRMTWGHDGSLYVGETNRGWGSAGNTTSGLQRLFWTGKVPMEMKTVRAMPDGFEIEFTHPVDKASAENLASYSGKNFIYKFHPVYGSPPINDAPLNIKGAKVSDDGLKVRLLIDNIKQYYLHEIKVEGVKSRDGLPVLHPTAYYTLNNIPDGTKLALSEVSTKRATATPTKTADAVKVKVPAATKGKEVSAAKTAAPTYDKVQPLLAKWTCLGCHNTTTRQVGPSFTDIAKRKYSNERIVALIHKPEPKNWPEYATEMAAMPQVPKADALKMAAWINSLVKENP
- a CDS encoding family 16 glycoside hydrolase translates to MKSLKPLLLSIAILSVVTGWAQKFPLKPLPLEDMSNFKTTGSNWQIVGDVVMDRTGGMKTTAGKGILLNNVGDKDHDILEKAGKDKDQATIEGYKVLTAWEHGDLELELEFMMPKGSNSGIYLQGRYEVQLFDSWGVKSPKYGDLGGIYRNWESAPGKIYMGKAPIANAAKAPGLWQHMRISFQAPRFDAQGKKTENARLHYVIINGVTVHQNLEIPLPTGGPLDQKEVPLGPIFIQGDHGAVAFRNIKYRSLGAKTATTSEISYKYFEGKFKEAKELDGKTPKASGKIAAVTTEVLELEDVSGARFDGMLNVPEDGEYLMTLNSTGGVKLLIDNQELMNNERPDSWWDSKQSNLQLKAGAHPFTIYYYKDAGYMPPRLAWIIEGSAIQRSTLTAFGSYPPNPNPSSSIYVPVGSKTRLLRAFLDFNRDRSRRLTHTIGVGDPGGLHYIYDLKAGNVACAWRGDFVDATPMWDDRGDGSFRPMGVTQFTYMGQTLGIINSASDGFPADYKEEDFKTKGYAIEEATGRPIFRYSYKGIEVEERCYPSLDQNSLVREIALNGTIPAGTHLKLGEGKDIIAMPDGSFAIDERKYYIALAADAKASIRDFNGKKELVLPVSAGIVKYSIIW
- a CDS encoding MFS transporter, which gives rise to MLNIQKRLAPSFYALLSLPSTAMGFALSVQISALSWILSTKYGLAIHEIGLVWAAGPIAGIFGQVIIGLISDNVWFWGGRRRPFILVGGTLAALMLLALPNIGVISSALGRDAILGVAITIALTLDLAINISFNPTRSIIADVTPPGDERTKGYTWMQTISGTFGVAAYAIGAIWGNYALIYFGAVLVLLISVIPPFFIEEPQILQSENTDADTPQQKTSLVQILMAISPLWGYLTYAISGMVCRLMGWTMNSFWAGLCMGLTVASILLIFIMKRSAFGVRFAPLIPFQKILAAHSFTWLGIQTMFVYMFAYVQQKIEGLSDNQMGQVVSISFLLFNAIAAILPATVLQPLALKIGRVKTHLLCLGIMAIGYTGIWLFGHSVNLIYLLMCVVGIGWAATVSLPFAIMSQTIDQSRMGMFMGLFNLSVVLPQLVASLGVGEAVSAAQDKGLIFIICAISLAISAILWLFIKDSQAEVDTKGVTPVGH